From one Pseudobdellovibrionaceae bacterium genomic stretch:
- a CDS encoding flagellar assembly protein FliW translates to MRIQTSRFGVVEITEQDVIDFPEGLLGFNDCRKFVLLDDPNDEIFAWLQSCEEPGLAFPVLEPELFTTSYVISLSKFDLECIRKTTLEGTRSFSIITIPEDPTQMTANLKAPVVINVAERVGRQCVLQDNRLAIREPIFSKLQQRVVQNPAVSIKSQALDWGVAVRLPEINEGPVVEN, encoded by the coding sequence ATGAGGATTCAGACGTCACGCTTTGGTGTGGTGGAGATTACCGAACAAGACGTGATCGACTTCCCGGAAGGGCTGCTTGGCTTTAACGATTGCCGGAAGTTCGTTCTGCTCGATGATCCCAATGATGAAATTTTTGCTTGGTTGCAGAGTTGCGAAGAGCCCGGGTTGGCTTTTCCGGTTTTGGAGCCTGAGCTGTTCACCACTAGCTATGTTATTTCCCTTTCCAAGTTTGATCTGGAATGCATTCGCAAGACCACTCTTGAGGGGACTCGCAGCTTCTCCATTATCACTATTCCTGAAGACCCAACTCAGATGACAGCTAATTTGAAAGCCCCCGTGGTGATCAATGTGGCTGAAAGAGTGGGGCGCCAGTGTGTGCTTCAGGACAATCGCTTGGCGATTCGTGAGCCGATTTTTAGCAAGCTTCAGCAGCGTGTGGTGCAAAACCCTGCGGTGTCGATCAAGAGTCAGGCCCTGGATTGGGGAGTGGCTGTGCGATTGCCGGAGATCAACGAAGGTCCTGTTGTCGAAAACTAA
- the csrA gene encoding carbon storage regulator CsrA, giving the protein MLVLTRKLGECIAIDDHIKIRVVQIKGKQVRLGIEAPKDTKIHREEVYQAIQDQNQESATATSDKTRAVAKLLKP; this is encoded by the coding sequence ATGTTGGTTCTAACTCGAAAATTGGGCGAATGCATTGCAATCGATGACCACATCAAAATCCGCGTGGTTCAGATTAAGGGCAAGCAAGTCCGTCTCGGTATTGAGGCTCCCAAAGATACCAAAATCCACCGCGAAGAGGTTTATCAGGCGATCCAGGACCAAAACCAGGAATCGGCGACCGCCACCTCTGATAAGACTCGCGCTGTGGCAAAACTCCTGAAGCCCTGA